In Ammospiza caudacuta isolate bAmmCau1 chromosome 30, bAmmCau1.pri, whole genome shotgun sequence, one DNA window encodes the following:
- the LOC131569445 gene encoding claw keratin-like translates to MSCSSLCVPSCGVATPAPLADTCNEPCVRQCPDSTVVIQPPASVITFPGPILSSFPQQSAVGSAGAPYVGAGSGGAFGSRGGSGGYGGFGGFGGYGGFGGYGSYGGYGSYGGYGSCGRGSRSFGGSCGPC, encoded by the coding sequence atgtcctgctccagcctgtgcGTCCCCAGCTGCGGCGTGGCCACCCCGGCCCCTCTGGCTGACACCTGCAACGAGCCCTGTGTGCGGCAGTGCCCCGACTCCACGGTGGTCATCCAGCCCCCGGCCTCAGTGATCACCTTCCCCgggcccatcctcagctccttcccgCAGCAGAGCGCCGTGGGCTCGGCCGGAGCTCCCTACGTGGGAGCCGGCTCTGGGGGCGCCTTTGGGAGCcgtgggggctctgggggctatgggggctttgggggctttgggggctatggaggttttgggggttatGGCAGCTATGGGGGTTATGGCAGCTATGGGGGTTATGGCAGCTGTGGCCGTGGTTCCCGCTCCTTCGGGGGCTCCTGCGGGCCCTGCTAA
- the LOC131569580 gene encoding claw keratin-like — protein sequence MSCCVPSCGVATPTPLADTSNQPCVRQCPDSTVVIQPPASVVTFPGPILSSFPQQSSVGSAGAPFVGGGFGGSSGRRGGSGGSGGFGGLGGYGGFGGFGGSCGGSRSCGPC from the coding sequence atgtcctgctgtgtccccagctgcgGCGTGGCCACCCCGACCCCTCTGGCTGACACCAGCAACCAGCCCTGCGTGCGGCAGTGCCCCGACTCCACGGTGGTCATCCAGCCCCCGGCCTCGGTGGTCACCTTCCCCgggcccatcctcagctccttcccgCAGCAGAGCTCCGTGGGCTCGGCCGGAGCTCCTTTCGTCGGAGGCGGCTTCGGCGGCTCCTCCGGACGCCGTGGCGGCTCCGGAGGCTCCGGTGGCTTTGGGGGACTCGGAGGTTATGGAGgatttggaggttttgggggcaGCTGCGGAGGCTCCAGAAGCTGCGGGCCCTGCTAA
- the LOC131569451 gene encoding claw keratin-like, whose translation MSCSSLCIPSCGVATPAPLADTCNEPCVRQCPDSTVVIQPPASVITFPGPILSSFPQQSAVGSAGAPYVGAGSGGAFGSRGGYGGYGGYGALGGYGGYGGWGYGSRGLYGGWGYGGRGGYGGWGCGGYGGWGYGGLGNCGYGGWSSGHRYLNGNCGPC comes from the coding sequence atgtcctgctccagcctgtgcaTCCCCAGCTGTGGTGTGGCCACCCCGGCCCCTCTGGCTGACACCTGCAACGAGCCCTGTGTGCGGCAGTGCCCCGACTCCACGGTGGTCATCCAGCCCCCGGCCTCGGTGATCACCTTCCCCgggcccatcctcagctccttcccgCAGCAGAGCGCCGTGGGCTCGGCCGGAGCTCCCTACGTGGGAGCCGGCTCTGGGGGCGCCTTTGGGAGCCGTGGGGGCTACGGGGGCTATGGGGGCTACGGAGCCCTTGGCGGGTATGGAGGTTATGGAGGCTGGGGCTATGGAAGCCGTGGTCTCTATGGGGGTTGGGGCTATGGAGGCCGTGGAGGCTACGGCGGTTGGGGATGCGGAGGCTACGGAGGCTGGGGCTATGGAGGCCTTGGCAACTGCGGCTACGGTGGCTGGAGCAGCGGCCACCGCTACCTCAATGGCAACTGCGGGCCCTGCTaa
- the LOC131569449 gene encoding claw keratin-like, with product MSCSSLCIPSCGVATPAPLADTCNEPCVRQCPDSTVVIQPPASVITFPGPILSSFPQQSAVGSAGAPYVGAGSGGAFGSRGGYGGYGGYGALGGYGGYGGWGYGSRGLYGGWGYGGRGGYGGWGCGGYGGWGYGGLGNCGYGGWSSGHRYLNGNCGPC from the coding sequence atgtcctgctccagcctgtgcaTCCCCAGCTGCGGCGTGGCCACCCCGGCCCCTCTGGCTGACACCTGCAACGAGCCCTGTGTGCGGCAGTGCCCCGACTCCACGGTGGTCATCCAGCCCCCGGCCTCGGTGATCACCTTCCCCgggcccatcctcagctccttcccgCAGCAGAGCGCCGTGGGCTCGGCCGGAGCTCCCTACGTGGGAGCCGGCTCCGGGGGCGCCTTTGGGAGCCGTGGGGGCTACGGGGGCTATGGGGGCTACGGAGCCCTTGGCGGGTATGGAGGTTATGGAGGCTGGGGCTATGGAAGCCGTGGTCTCTATGGGGGTTGGGGCTATGGAGGCCGTGGAGGCTACGGCGGTTGGGGATGCGGAGGCTACGGAGGCTGGGGCTATGGAGGCCTTGGCAACTGCGGCTACGGTGGCTGGAGCAGCGGCCACCGCTACCTCAATGGCAACTGCGGGCCCTGCTaa